From the genome of Treponema denticola:
AGAAAAGGATGTATTAAAAATATGCAATGAGGCAAAGGAATATCATTTTGCTTCCGTATGTGTAAATCCGTGTCATGTTGCTTTAGTGAAAAAAGAACTAAAAGGTTCGGATGTAAAAGTTTGCAGCGTAATTTCTTTTCCTTTTGGAACATCTACAACAGATGTAAAATTAGAAGAAGCTATAAAAGCCATTGAAGACGGTGCTGAAGAAATAGACATGGTTATAAATGTAGGAAAACTTTTAGAAGGTAACTTAGAATACACTCAAAACGAAATCAGCCGAATAACAAAAGCTTGTCATGCTAAAAAAGTTCTTCTCAAAGTGATAGTAGAAACCTGCTACCTTGAAGAAAAAAATATTGCAGATATTTGTGCAATTATAGAAAATGCGGGTGCCGATTTTATAAAAACCTCTACCGGTTATGGAACGAGAGGTGCTTCAGTAGAAGATATAAAACTTTTTAAAAAATATTTAAAAAAAGATACTAAAATTAAAGCTTCCGGCGGAATTCGTACACGGAAAGATGCCGAAACATACATAGGTCTGGGTTGTTCCAGAATAGGTGCAAGCAGCGGCATTGCAATAGTGAGTGAACAATAACATAATAAAGTTTCCGTTTATTATCACAATTTAAAAATTATTGAGAAATCTTGACAATTAACTTGACAGCTAAAAAGAAATTATGTATACTAAAGAAAATAGCATTGCTATTTTTTAGTGGAAGGCGGTTCGTTTATGAGCAAAAGTGAAGATACCAAACAACTGATTTTGGATACGGCTAAACGGGAGTTTTTGGAAAAAGGCTATAACGCTGCCTCTGTCCGCACAATTGCAAAGAAAGCCGGTTTAACGACCGGTGCGATTTTTCGGTATTATGCGGATAAGGCCGCTTTGTTTGAAGCCCTTGTCTCCGAAGCGGCAGACGGCTTGGTCGAACAATTTAAGGCGGCCCAAGAGGCACACTTTGAGTTGATTCCTAAAGACAGAACTGCGCAAAGCCGAGATTTATCGACAGAGTATTTACGTCACTTTGTAAATTACGTGTATGACCGTTTTGATGAGTTCAAGCTTGTGCTTTGCTGCGCGGAAGGCACAAAATACGCAAACTATATTCATGATTTGGTAGAGCTTGATGTGGAACGTACCGAAACATATTACCGTCTATTGCGGGAAAAGGGAAAAATCAAAGGGAGCATCAGTTATGAACTTCATCATATGATTACAAGTGCCTATTTTACCGCAGTATTTGAAACCGTAGTACATGACATGCCAAAAAAACAGGCGATGGGATATGTAGAAGAAATCGCCGTTTTCTTTAATTCAGGATGGGAGGGGCTTTTAAAGCTAGTATGAGAAGAATATGAAAAATAAAAAAATTAACACATTACAGACCAAGGATTTTATTTCTATCGGTGTTTTCTCGCTTGTTTATTTTGCGGCTGCTTTTATCATCGGCGGTGTTGCGCAGATGACACCGGTTACATTTCCGTTTATGCCGATGATTGTCGCGTTGTTTGCGGGCAGTATTTTTATGCTATATACCGCAAAAATTCCAAAACGGGGTGCAATTTCGATTTTGGGGATTTTAGCAGGATTGTTGCTCTTTATTACCGGAATGTTTTGGATGATGTCGGTCTTTTTTATCATCTTCGGTTTTATTGCAGACGGTATTGCATCTTTCGGCGAGTTTAAATCTTTTAAGAAAAACCTTACGGCGTATTGTATTTTTGCGCTTGCACCGATGGGGGCGTATATACCGATGGCAGTGATGCCCGCTCAGTTTGATGCGTTTATGCGCAAAAAAGGAGACTTTTCATCTTTTGCCGAAGTCATTAACGCAATCGGTGCTAACCGATGGGTGGTTCCGGCAATGATAGCGGGAACGGTTGTGTGTGCAATAATAGGCGGAATGATCGGAAAAAAATTGCTGAAAAAACATTTTGAAAAAGCGGGAATTGTGTAAATGTTTTTGGATCCCCGCACCAAATTACTCATTCTTGCAATTACGAGTGTATCGGTTTTTTTGAATGAGAGTACGCTGATAGAAGGTGCTTTTATATTTATCCCCTTTTTGCTGCTCTTACAGGCAAAACATATTCGGCTTGCATTTAAAAGCGGTGCGGCCTTTATCATTTTGCTGGCACTGCCGATGCTGCTAGTGCCGCACCTCCCGGTAACGGCAGGCGGCATTCTCTATATGTTTGCCGTATACATACGCAAACTCATTCCGTGTTTTATGCTTGGTTCCCTTCTTATTCGGACAACTAAGGTAAGTACTTTCTTGGCGGCAATCAGCCGCTTACACCTGCCGAAAGGTTTTACCATTGCATTATCGATCACGCTGCGCTATTTTCCGACAATGACGGAAGAATGGGGTTTTATCAAGGATGCGATGTCCTTGCGGGGCATATCGGCATCTCCTGCAGGATTGCTTTTTCATCCGGTAAGAACAATGGAATATGTGTATGTACCGATGCTTGTGTCAGCGTCAAAAATATCCGACGAGATAACACAGGCTGCTATTACTCGGGGAATAGATCATCTTGAACGGAGGAGTTGTCTTGAAAACATAAGGTTCCGGATGAGGGATGCACTCCTGCTCATTCTTTACTCGAGTCTTGTTGTGCTTATCATTTTTAATACTGCAAAAGGAGCGGTTCTTCCTTGATTACTTTACGGAATATTTCTTTTTCTTATAATGGAACAAAAGAAAATAATTTGTGTGATATATCTCTGCATATCCCGAAAGGACAATGCGTTCTGCTCTGCGGCGGTTCAGGCTGCGGTAAAACAACATTGACTCGGTTAATTAACGGTTTAATTCCCCATTTTTTTGAAGGTGAATTTTCCGGAGAAGCAATTATAAATGGAATGAACAGTGCGGAAGCGGATATTGCGCAGCTTTCCGATAGCGTCGGTACGGTCTTTCAAAATCCAAGAACACAGTTTTTTAATACCGATACCGATAGTGAAATCGTATTCGGTTTGGAAAACCGAGGACTTCCTCCGGAGCAATTACTGAGCCGCCTTGAAAAAGTTACCGAGGATTTACAGATACAAAACTTGCGCGAACGCAGCATCTTTGAACTTTCCGGAGGAGAAAAACAAAAGATCGCGTTTGCTTCAGTGTATGCTGCCGAGCCTGAAATATTTGTCTTGGATGAACCTTCGTCTAATATGGATTATCATTCTATCAAAGAACTGAGCGAACTGATTAAAAAAATCAAATTACAGGGAAAGACTATCGTCATTGCCGAACATAGGATATGGTATTTGATGGATATAGCTGATAGGGTGATTTTTATGGAAAACGGAAAGATTGCACAGGATATGGATATTCAAACGTTTGTAAATCTGCCTGAAGCGCAAATAAAACATATGGAATTGCGCTGTAGAAATCTTGCTGATGTTAAAGCAGAGACTGTAAACGCAACTCCCGATATAAGTGCATCTTCCGATGTACGCGTATCTTCCGGCGGACATACGTTTGAAGTAAAAGATATTACCGTCAAATTAGGGCATACATCCGTTCTGCAAGATATTTCGTTTTCTACAAGAGGAGGAGAGATTATTGCAATAACGGGAGAAAATGGAGCGGGGAAAACGACATTGGCGCGTACGCTATGCGGTCTTACACAAGAAGCAGCGGGAAGCATATCTTTTGACGGCAACCCCCTATCGAGAAAAATGCGGAGAGAGCGTTCATATATGGTGATGCAGGATGTCGGTCATCAGCTTTTTACGGACAGCGTATATGCCGAATGCCGATTAGGTATCAAAGACTTGCCGGATCCCGCTATCGATGAAGTGTTAACGGAACTCTCGCTTAACCGGCTAAAAGAGAGGCATCCGCTTTCCCTTTCCGGCGGGCAAAAGCAGCGGCTTGCAGTAGCGGTCAGTGTACTGTGCGGAAAGGACATCCTTATCTTTGATGAACCCACCAGCGGACTTGATCTTAAAAGCATGCAAGAGGCAGGACGCATAATCAAGCGGCTGGCGGACGATAAAAAGACTGTTATCGTTATCACCCATGATATTGAGTTTATCAAAACAATCTGTTCGCGTGTACTGATTTTATCCGGCGGAAAGATTGTCAAAGAACTGTGCGGCGAAAAAAAGAATGAACTTGAAATGCAGCTGGAGACATTTTAACAACACGGAAATGATGGATTGAAATACGGTATATGCATTCGTAAGGGTGAGATAAAATGTTTTTTATTACTTGAAAAAGCTGATTTTTTTATGTAATATATTATATAGATCTAATATATGTTATGTGGACATCCACATTGGGGTACGGAGAAAAAAATGTCAAAAATCTTTTATAAGTTTAAGAATATAAATCAATACACGATAGATTCTATTAAAAATAAATATTTCTATTTTTCTACACCGCAACAATTAAATGATCCTGTAGACTGTCGAACTCCATTTTGTTATGACGCAACAAATTCAGAAATACTAAAATGGATAAAACATGCAAAGAAAATGGGAAGATTAATTGGGGAAAATCCTTCAACTTTTCCATTTAATACTGTCGATAAAGTAAAAAAAAGTATTGCTAGTACAGGTATTTTAAAAAGAATATTTGAAAATGCAGAAAATAATTCTGCTAATAAATTCCATCTTCTTAGTTTAACTGATGATTTTAATAATGCAAAAATGTGGAATCATACTGATTATTGTAATAACTTCAGTGGTATTTGTATTGGTTATTTATCTGAGCAAGTACAGCAGCAAAATTTTGGTAGTTATTTTATAAAAGTAAAAGGAACTGTTTCAACAAGAACTCCCTATTTTCTTAAATATAATTCTGACTATTATTTTGTTTTAAAAAAGGTTGAATACGATAATGATAGACTACATTGTTATAATCCTTTTAAGGAGCAATATGATAAAAACTATATGCTAAATTTAAACAGTGAAAGTTTTAACAGTCAAAACATAAAATATAATTTGTTTCATAAAACAAATAATTGGAAATACGAAAACGAATATCGAGGTTTTTATTATTGTATCGAAGATGATGATTCAAAAGTTTATTATGATGAAAATATTATTGAAAGTATAAGTTTTGGTAGTAATGCCTCAAAACCTGACATCAATACTATAATTAATTGTATAAAAATGAATTATAACAATTTTGATAAAATAAAATTTTATACTGTTGTGCAAATAAATAATACCATTATTAGGACTGAAATGAAAATCACATAACACAGTTTTCAAAGCCGACAACGCAGACAAGCTGCGTTGCGGTTTAAAACAATGTTAGGTAGATGCTTACAACACAGAGGATAAAAAATGAAAAGAAAATTTATAACGCCAATTTTTCTGATTATAATTTTTGGAGAAATAGTGGTTGCACAAAATTCTAAAAATATTCAGACAAATGAGTCAATAACTATAACAGAGTTTTGCTCCCTTAATCTCAATAAGGAAATAAGCGTAAAAATTCAAGATGAACTTTCGTCGGAAAAAATTCACAATCTGACGTTGGCCTGTAATAGTGATGAAAAAGGTAAAATCGGTCCTATTGATTTGGATTTGAGTAATTGTACATTTAAAAATAAAGAATGTAATATTTTCATTACAAATCTAAAAAATGTCAGGTCTCTGGTACTGCCGAAAACTACAAAAACCATCACCTTCTGTCTTGCCTCAGATATGGAGAATATAACTCTTCCCGACGGGCTTGAGCGAATCGAAAAACAAGCATTTTTCAGAACTAAGTTGAAATCTATAGAAATTCCGGAATCGGTTCAGTATGTAGGTGCGCTTGCATTCGGTGATATAGAAAATTTGCAATACATAAAGATATTTAATAATCCGCATAAGACAAAATGGTCTTACATTTGGAATAAATGGAATGATGCAAAAATACTTGAAGACGATGCAGTTTTTCTTCCGAAAGAAAATGATTCTAAAGAAAAATACGGTATAATTCGGTTTTCAAAAGCTGATTATCATAGAGCGTTTGACACAGTTGACATGGAAATTTATCTAAATAAAAAGCCCGGGGAAAATCAAAAAGCCGTCTTACATTTTTATGATGCCCATAACAAAAACGAAAGCGCCGGTGACATAGAAATTGAAGTGAAGAAAGGTAAGAAAACGATTACAATAAAAAAATATCCTGCAGCAAATTTCTTCATTTCTGAAACTAACGATTATTACACTATCATAAATGAGTGCGGTGATTATTGGATAAAACTCTGCTGCGAAATTGAATTCTCCGATGGTACAACAATTCCTCTGGAAGGTTTTTGTTATATTTATGAAGAACCGATTCCCGCCGGCATATCATAAAATAATCGTCTATACCGTTTTCAAAGTCGACAAAACGAACAAGCTGCAAATGCAGGCTAAGCGGAAGTTACAAAAACGAAAGGAGAAAAAAATGGAGTCGAAAAGAATAGGAGCATTTTTAATTGATTTTAGTCAAAACGATAAATTAGTTAATCAACTGAATTTTATTATAGAAATAGATAAAGTTAAACATATTTTCCGGCAATCAAAATTATTTAATTCCGAAAGATTGGAAAATGATGCCGAACATTCTTGGACAATTTCAATAATGTGTATTTTGTTAAAAGAATATGCCGATTTTGAAGTTAATATTGAAAAAGTTATTTCAATGCTATTAATCCATGATATTGTTGAAATAGATGCAGGAGATACCTTTTTATATTCTTCACAAAGAGATGAATCTTATAATAATGAAAAAAAAGCAGCGGATAGAATATTCGGTTTATTGGAACCGGATCAAAAAAAATATTTTTTAAGCTTATGGGAAGAATTTGAAGAAAGAAAAACGAATGAAGCAAAATTTGCTTCCGTATTTGATAGATTGGAACCTATAATTCAAAATTATATGTCTGAAGGTTATTCTTGGAAGAAAAATAACATAACATATGATATGGTAATAAATAAGAATATACATATTAAAGAAGGCTCGGAAAAAATATGGAATTTTGTCCTGCAATTATTGGGAAAAGCCGTTGAAAAAGGATATTTAATTAAATAACAGAAAATGTATAATTACAGTTTTAGCGGTAGTCTGTACTTTTCAGTTCTTCCATTATTTGTTATATATGGGTAAAACTATCACACTGTACGCAATTAAATTGTATCCCATATGAGCAAGTATACAAGAAAATATTGAGCCTGTATGAAAATAAAGTAAGCCTAAAATCACACCACAAATAAATGAAGGAACTATTTGAGCTATATTGAAATGGAGCATAGCAAAGAGTGCTGCAGATATAAGTAAGGCAACAATTTTTCCATAATTTATTGATAGACCCTCAAGCAGAAATCCTCTCATTAAGATTTCTTCAAGAATAGGTGCAAGTATGCAAAAGTCAAGTAAACCGATAATTGGTGCAGCTCTTATTAATTGAATTGTTTGTTGATAATTTTCTCTGCTTGATGGAAAAAAACTTTCAAATATAGGATCTAATCCTTTATCTAAAAGGAAATAGAATAATATGGAACAGCCTACAGCTAATATTAATCCTTGAAAAGAAATATTCGTAAATAAATTAGGTCTGAAATTTGTTTTTCTCATTAGTAAAACAAGGAATATAGTCATACACAAAATAACAGTAATTATATTCAAAACTCTGCTATGTTCAGGGGCTATCTTTCTCCATATCGAAACATCAAGAATAGTATACAAGATCATAAAGCCAAACCAAACAAGCACCCACAAAATGCCTTTTCCTATAGATATCCCATTGTGCATAAAATATGTTCCCTCCATATAACTTACCCTAAATATTCTTTTCTTTTTATACCATAAATTCTCAATAATATCCACAGGAATACTCTATTTTTCACTATTTACCGGCAGTATATCATCCTAAATTCATTTTTTTCTACCATATGATGATAATAATACTCGGTAAATTATTAAAAAAATAGCATTGCTATCTTGACAGTCAAAAAAGGATTATGTATACTAAATAAAATAGCAGTGCTATTTTATTTAGTAGGAGACAATAATGAAAAACTCTGAACATACAAATCAAAAAAATGCTTTGCAGTATTTATTTGGGCTTGCAAAACCGTGCAAAGGTCTTCTAATAAGTTCCGTGATTTTTGCGGTTTTGGGAGCAGCGGCTGGAATTGTTCCATATCTTGCCGTATCCCGCGTTATCATTCGGATATGCGCACGGGATTATACCTTACAGGCAATTTTTGTAACGGCTCTTATTGCGCTTGGCGGGTATCTTGGACAGTTATGTTTGTCAACACTTTCTACGATACATTCTCACCGTGCGGCCTTTACCGTGCTGAAAAATATCCGTATGCAG
Proteins encoded in this window:
- the deoC gene encoding deoxyribose-phosphate aldolase, whose amino-acid sequence is MELNKYIDHTILKPMALEKDVLKICNEAKEYHFASVCVNPCHVALVKKELKGSDVKVCSVISFPFGTSTTDVKLEEAIKAIEDGAEEIDMVINVGKLLEGNLEYTQNEISRITKACHAKKVLLKVIVETCYLEEKNIADICAIIENAGADFIKTSTGYGTRGASVEDIKLFKKYLKKDTKIKASGGIRTRKDAETYIGLGCSRIGASSGIAIVSEQ
- a CDS encoding TetR/AcrR family transcriptional regulator; its protein translation is MSKSEDTKQLILDTAKREFLEKGYNAASVRTIAKKAGLTTGAIFRYYADKAALFEALVSEAADGLVEQFKAAQEAHFELIPKDRTAQSRDLSTEYLRHFVNYVYDRFDEFKLVLCCAEGTKYANYIHDLVELDVERTETYYRLLREKGKIKGSISYELHHMITSAYFTAVFETVVHDMPKKQAMGYVEEIAVFFNSGWEGLLKLV
- a CDS encoding MptD family putative ECF transporter S component → MKNKKINTLQTKDFISIGVFSLVYFAAAFIIGGVAQMTPVTFPFMPMIVALFAGSIFMLYTAKIPKRGAISILGILAGLLLFITGMFWMMSVFFIIFGFIADGIASFGEFKSFKKNLTAYCIFALAPMGAYIPMAVMPAQFDAFMRKKGDFSSFAEVINAIGANRWVVPAMIAGTVVCAIIGGMIGKKLLKKHFEKAGIV
- a CDS encoding energy-coupling factor transporter transmembrane component T family protein, which encodes MFLDPRTKLLILAITSVSVFLNESTLIEGAFIFIPFLLLLQAKHIRLAFKSGAAFIILLALPMLLVPHLPVTAGGILYMFAVYIRKLIPCFMLGSLLIRTTKVSTFLAAISRLHLPKGFTIALSITLRYFPTMTEEWGFIKDAMSLRGISASPAGLLFHPVRTMEYVYVPMLVSASKISDEITQAAITRGIDHLERRSCLENIRFRMRDALLLILYSSLVVLIIFNTAKGAVLP
- a CDS encoding ABC transporter ATP-binding protein; its protein translation is MITLRNISFSYNGTKENNLCDISLHIPKGQCVLLCGGSGCGKTTLTRLINGLIPHFFEGEFSGEAIINGMNSAEADIAQLSDSVGTVFQNPRTQFFNTDTDSEIVFGLENRGLPPEQLLSRLEKVTEDLQIQNLRERSIFELSGGEKQKIAFASVYAAEPEIFVLDEPSSNMDYHSIKELSELIKKIKLQGKTIVIAEHRIWYLMDIADRVIFMENGKIAQDMDIQTFVNLPEAQIKHMELRCRNLADVKAETVNATPDISASSDVRVSSGGHTFEVKDITVKLGHTSVLQDISFSTRGGEIIAITGENGAGKTTLARTLCGLTQEAAGSISFDGNPLSRKMRRERSYMVMQDVGHQLFTDSVYAECRLGIKDLPDPAIDEVLTELSLNRLKERHPLSLSGGQKQRLAVAVSVLCGKDILIFDEPTSGLDLKSMQEAGRIIKRLADDKKTVIVITHDIEFIKTICSRVLILSGGKIVKELCGEKKNELEMQLETF
- a CDS encoding DUF2971 domain-containing protein; the protein is MSKIFYKFKNINQYTIDSIKNKYFYFSTPQQLNDPVDCRTPFCYDATNSEILKWIKHAKKMGRLIGENPSTFPFNTVDKVKKSIASTGILKRIFENAENNSANKFHLLSLTDDFNNAKMWNHTDYCNNFSGICIGYLSEQVQQQNFGSYFIKVKGTVSTRTPYFLKYNSDYYFVLKKVEYDNDRLHCYNPFKEQYDKNYMLNLNSESFNSQNIKYNLFHKTNNWKYENEYRGFYYCIEDDDSKVYYDENIIESISFGSNASKPDINTIINCIKMNYNNFDKIKFYTVVQINNTIIRTEMKIT
- a CDS encoding leucine-rich repeat protein; the protein is MKRKFITPIFLIIIFGEIVVAQNSKNIQTNESITITEFCSLNLNKEISVKIQDELSSEKIHNLTLACNSDEKGKIGPIDLDLSNCTFKNKECNIFITNLKNVRSLVLPKTTKTITFCLASDMENITLPDGLERIEKQAFFRTKLKSIEIPESVQYVGALAFGDIENLQYIKIFNNPHKTKWSYIWNKWNDAKILEDDAVFLPKENDSKEKYGIIRFSKADYHRAFDTVDMEIYLNKKPGENQKAVLHFYDAHNKNESAGDIEIEVKKGKKTITIKKYPAANFFISETNDYYTIINECGDYWIKLCCEIEFSDGTTIPLEGFCYIYEEPIPAGIS
- a CDS encoding HD domain-containing protein: MESKRIGAFLIDFSQNDKLVNQLNFIIEIDKVKHIFRQSKLFNSERLENDAEHSWTISIMCILLKEYADFEVNIEKVISMLLIHDIVEIDAGDTFLYSSQRDESYNNEKKAADRIFGLLEPDQKKYFLSLWEEFEERKTNEAKFASVFDRLEPIIQNYMSEGYSWKKNNITYDMVINKNIHIKEGSEKIWNFVLQLLGKAVEKGYLIK
- a CDS encoding CPBP family intramembrane glutamic endopeptidase, which gives rise to MHNGISIGKGILWVLVWFGFMILYTILDVSIWRKIAPEHSRVLNIITVILCMTIFLVLLMRKTNFRPNLFTNISFQGLILAVGCSILFYFLLDKGLDPIFESFFPSSRENYQQTIQLIRAAPIIGLLDFCILAPILEEILMRGFLLEGLSINYGKIVALLISAALFAMLHFNIAQIVPSFICGVILGLLYFHTGSIFSCILAHMGYNLIAYSVIVLPIYNK